In the genome of Mucilaginibacter sp. 14171R-50, the window AACGCTCGCGGATAGGATCTATCGGCGGGTTGGTAACCTGGGCAAAAAACTGTTTAAAATAGCTGGAAAGGTGTTGCGGTTTATCAGACAGGATAGCCAAAGGCACATCCGTACCCATTGAGCCTATCGGTTCCTTACCATCCAAAGCCATTGGCTTTATAATGGTATCTATATCCTCGCGGCTGTAGCCAAATACCTGCTGATAGCGGTACACGGCATCGGCGCTAAGGCTGGCGAATGATAAACGCGGCTCGGCCAGTTCACCCAAACGGATCTTATAGTTATCCAGCCAGGTGCCGTAAGGCTGCTGGCCGCTTATTTCCTTTTTTATTTCATCATCTGTGATGATACGTCCTTTTTCGGTATCTATCAGCAGCATTTTGCCAGGCTGCAGGCGCCCTTTTCTAACTACTGTACTTTCGTCGATAACCAGCGTACCTGCCTCTGATGCAGCTATAACCCGGCCATCGTTGGTGATCACATAACGCAGCGGGCGCAGGCCGTTACGATCAAGCAGGGCTCCAACCATTTTACCGTCGGTAAACGATATGGCGGCGGGGCCGTCCCAAGGCTCCATAATGGTAGCATGGTACTCGTAGAACGCCTTTTTTATCGGGTCCATCTGCTCGTTGCCATCCCAGGCCTCGGGGATCAGCATCATCATCACATGCGGTAACGAACGGCCTGTATGCAGCAATATCTCGATGATATTATCCAAACATGCCGAGTCGGACTGGTTGTTATCAATAACCGGCAGCAGCATCTCCATCTCTTCGTTAGTGAAGTAAGCTGATGCAAAAGATTTTAAGCCCGAATAGAACCAGTTAAGATTACCTGTCAGGGTATTTATTTCGCCGTTGTGGGCGATTAAGCGAAATGGTTGAGCCAGTTTCCACGATGGGAAGGTATTGGTTGAAAAACGCGAGTGTATCACCGCGAAACCCGACGCCATACGCGGGTCGGCCAAATCGGTAAAGTACTTACGCAGCTGGTAAGTGGTAACCTGCCCTTTGTAAATAATGGTACGGCAGCTCAGCGATGTAAAGTAAAAATACTCCGCAGCGGCGGGGATGGCTTCGGTAATGGTTTTATTGATATAACGGCGTAAAATATATAGTTTACGCTCAAAATCGTCGGTATTGGTAATGGTATGCGGCCTGGCAATAAATACCTGCTCGCAATCCGGTTCCGCTTGGCGGGCGGTTTCGCCAATTGCTGTTGAATCTACCGTTAATTTACGGTAGCCTAGTATTTTCAGTCCAAGTTTTTCTACTGCGGCAGCAATAATGTTGCGGCTCGCCTTTTTTAGTGCCGACTCTTTCGGGAAAAATATCATCCCTACACCGTACTCGCCGGGCTCGGGCAGGCTTATCTCCAGGTCAGAGCATTCTTCCATTAAAAATTCGTGCGGAAGCTGAATCAGGATGCCTGCACCATCGCCGGTCTCAGGGTCGCAGCCGCAAGCGCCGCGGTGCTCCATGTTCTCCAGCATGGTTAATGCATCATCAATAATATGGTTGGACTTATGACCGTTTATATTGGTTATAAACCCTGTTCCGCAGGAATCATGCTCAAATTCCGACCTGTATAGGCCCTGCTGGTTGCCATCTGTTTGATCCATTCTTATTATCCGCTTTTTTGTGACGCGGGTAATAACGAAATTATTAAATTTCCATATTTTTATAAAATGGACATTAATTTTTCAAAAATCATTAAAACACCGTATATTTTTTATGATATAATTATTAAGTCGACAAAAATAGTGTGCTTAATATACGAAAATGATAATTCTAAATGTTAATTTAATATGCACACATAGTAAATGCACCGATTAACCTAATTTTGCCAAAATTGACTTATACCATATAATATATGCCCGAAAAAATTAAAGCAGTATTTTTAGATCGTGATGGGGTTTTAAACCAGGAAATGGGCGATTACGTGTGCCGTTTGGAGGATTTTCATGTGCTGGACAATTTTGAAGCCCTTAAAGAACTACAGGACCGCGGTTACATGCTTTTAGTAGCCACCAACCAGGGCGGCCTGGCCAAAGGCTGGTATGATGAGGCTGAGCTTACAAAAATGCACGCTCATTTAAAACAGGTTTACTATGAACATGGGGTTGAGATAACCGATTTTTTCTATTGCCCTCACCATCCCAATTTTACGGGCGATTGCGATTGCCGCAAGCCAAAACCGGGATTGCTTTTACAGGGCATCGAAAAATATAATATCGATCCATCCAGGTCATACTTTATAGGCGACCGCGAGCGCGATGTTGAGGCGGGTGTCGCTGCCGGTGTAAAAGGAATTTTGATTAACAGCGACCAGCCAATTAGTACAATATTGGATCTGATAGATTAACTATGAAAAAACTATTAGTGCTCCTGTTGGTTTTAGCAGCAGGGATTGGTACGAAGGCAATTGCCCAGGACGAAAATTACCAGGCCAAACAGCAGCTTCATAGCTTTAAACTAAAGGACAAATTAAAGCCCGAAAGCGGCGAGGTCAATTTTCGGGGATTATCAAAACCTGACCTGCAGCCCAAACTAAATAGTTTATTAAACGTTGCTGCTGATGACTTTATAAGAACGCTAAACGACAAGCCAACAGATAAAAAGTACGTGGAGAATGTAAAACTTGGCTTATCGCGCTTTAACAGCTTTTATACAGGGCTTAGTACAGACGATAAGATCCGTATTTGTGCTTACTTTGCCGAATTGATGGATGATGTTGGCCAGGAAAGCCCCGAAGCGTTATTGAACCGTTGGATACAAGGTTTAGAGCCTGCCGACCAACAGTAAATATTTTAAATGCAGATATCTGAAAAATTAAAAAACTACGACACGCTGCTTTTTTCGGCAATAGCTGCATTTGCTGTGTACTTGTTTTGCAGCTATAGCGGCATAGGTATATCACCCGATTCGATCATGTACACCAGCGCTGCCCGCAGTTTTGTAGCAAACGGTACGCTGCTTACCTTCAATCATATCCCAATTGTTGATTTCCCGGTATTTTACCCGCTTTTTTTAGGCATCATTAGCTTTATTACCCGTACAGATCCTGTAGCTTTTGGGGCTGTTTTGAATATGGTATTATTTGCCGCGCTTATATACACCAGCGGGTGGATCATGTCGCGCTTTGTGCCTTCATCGCTCATCTACAAGTGGCTGGTACTGGCAGCTATCATCCTTAATCCAGGCCTACTGCAGGTTTACTCCTACCTGTGGTCCGAAACACTGTTCATCCTCGAGGTGCTGTTCTTCATGGTCGTTTTCAGGAAATACCTGTTAACCCACGCAGGCAAATGGCTGGTATTTGCCGCCGCTATTGCCGCCGTAGCTTGTATAACCCGCTATGCAGCGGTAACCATTGTGGGTACAGGCGGCTTACTATTACTGCTTGACCGTACGCTGCCCTTAAAGAAAAAAATAGGGCATATATTAATATATGGGTTTATCTGCATATCGCTGCTGGTTGCCAACTTAACCTTTAATGCCCTGCATACAGGCACGGTTACCGGCCCGCGCGAACCGTCAATCACCTCTTTCGGTAAAAACCTTTATTATTTTGGTTCGGTGTTTTGCGAGTGGATGGGCATGACGCCAAATATGTACACAGCGTTTGCCCTGCCGCTTGCTATAATCATACTCGCAGGTTTTATAGTGGCGCTGGTTTTTAATTTTACACGCCGCCGGCTGGATAGCTTTGAAAATTTGGCCATCACCTTCGCGCTGGTTTACGGGCTGTTTATTGTGCTGTCTTCGACCTTTTCGCGGTACGAGCGTATCAACCCGCGTTTGTTATCGCCTATGTACATCCCGGCTTTATGGGGTTACACCAGTTGGGCGCTGCTGCTTTTGAAACGGATTTCGGTTAAACGCGTGCGAATGGCAGTGGCGGCTTTATTTATAGTGATGATGCTGGGTTATATTACCAAGATTTACCTGATAGACAAAAAACGCTACGACGAGCAAATAGCCGACGAATACGGCAACCCGGGCTACACAGACAACGAGTGGATGGAATCAGAATTTGCCAATTACCTGAAGCATATTGACAAAAGCATTTTCGACCCTAAGGTAACCATCTATTCAGACGCGCACGAGGCTGTTTACTTTT includes:
- a CDS encoding HAD-IIIA family hydrolase codes for the protein MPEKIKAVFLDRDGVLNQEMGDYVCRLEDFHVLDNFEALKELQDRGYMLLVATNQGGLAKGWYDEAELTKMHAHLKQVYYEHGVEITDFFYCPHHPNFTGDCDCRKPKPGLLLQGIEKYNIDPSRSYFIGDRERDVEAGVAAGVKGILINSDQPISTILDLID
- a CDS encoding DUF4844 domain-containing protein, which gives rise to MKKLLVLLLVLAAGIGTKAIAQDENYQAKQQLHSFKLKDKLKPESGEVNFRGLSKPDLQPKLNSLLNVAADDFIRTLNDKPTDKKYVENVKLGLSRFNSFYTGLSTDDKIRICAYFAELMDDVGQESPEALLNRWIQGLEPADQQ